The proteins below come from a single Megalops cyprinoides isolate fMegCyp1 chromosome 5, fMegCyp1.pri, whole genome shotgun sequence genomic window:
- the wdr54 gene encoding WD repeat-containing protein 54 produces MYHKEKSIQIKSSASALYNNLSVLRIAPRSLTYFTVVHANVVNMVSASWDGLNFSHRQLQSKEGNIAASSSLIMQASWCVLPARELLVLTSQKGIQMYESDGSIMVYWHALDIPETPTAQAVFARGIAAVRENYICVGVSSGSVLVFDVPSKGSNIMLSEVLEEHRESITDMASECSGSLECIADLVTADDSGVLCVWKSGEDFQLLNKIPGFDVCCSSVKLWKGTVAAGYGTGQIRLYEAVTGIVHAEVNAHARWIYSLDIAPFSGLLLSGAEDSLVRVWHMTLTPETNSVEIEHLYSECVTDTQICGAKFCDGDGYAFAVTGYDLSEIIRYTQA; encoded by the exons ATGTATCACAAAGAGAAGAGCATTCAGATCAAGAGCAGCGCATCGGCGCTGTACAACAACCTGAGCGTGCTGCGCATCGCGCCGCGCTCGCTCACCTACTTCACCGTGGTGCACGCCAACGTGGTCAACATGGTGAGCGCCTCCTGGGACGGACTCAACTTCTCGCACCGCCAGCTGCAGTCCAAGGAGGGCAACATTGCCGCCAGCTCCTCTCTCATCATGCAG GCATCGTGGTGCGTACTCCCAGCTCGAGAGCTGCTGGTGCTCACCTCTCAGAAGGGCATCCAG ATGTATGAATCAGATGGATCCATCATGGTGTACTGGCATGCCCTGGATATCCCAGAAACACCTACAG CCCAGGCAGTGTTCGCCCGTGGCATCGCTGCTGTACGGGAAAACTATATTTGTGTAG GTGTCTCTTCTGGCTCCGTGCTGGTGTTCGACGTGCCGAGTAAAGGCAGCAACATCATGCTGTCGGAGGTGCTGGAGGAGCACAGGGAGTCCATCACGGACATGGCCTCAGAATGTTCCGGCAGTCTG GAGTGCATTGCCGACCTGGTGACCGCGGATGACTCGGgtgtcctctgtgtgtggaaGTCTGGGGAGGACTTCCAGCTGCTCAACAAGATCCCAGGTTTTGA tgtcTGCTGCTCGTCAGTGAAGCTCTGGAAAGGCACGGTTGCGGCGGGGTACGGAACGGGACAAATCCGGCTCTACGAGGCCGTGACGGGCATCGTGCACGCTGAGGTCAACGCCCACGCCCGCTGGATCTACTCTCTGGACATCGCACCCTTCTCTGGCCTG CTGCTGTCTGGAGCTGAGGATTCTCTGGTGCGAGTGTGGCATATGACCTTGACCCCAGAGACTAACAGTGTGGAG ATCGAGCACCTGTACAGCGAATGTGTCACTGACACCCAGATCTGTGGCGCCAAGTTCTGCGATGGGGACGGGTACGCCTTCGCCGTGACGGGATACGACCTGAGCGAGATCATCCGCTACACGCAGGCGTAG